The following proteins come from a genomic window of Pseudomonadales bacterium:
- a CDS encoding alpha/beta fold hydrolase, giving the protein MLHYQLLPSASQSSTSLILMHGLFGESGNLMNIAKALHQQLDINVILADMINHGASPHSYHMSYIAMAESVEALIDDLHLEHVILLGHSMGGKVAMQMAARATFDYQGLIIADIAPVDYPPLHLPIIEAMQRIEQAFLVGQIRQRREADAMLAEAVGELSLRQFLLKNLKRQADHRWSWQFGLAEIAESYPELAKAPQFDESLHQCFAAPTLVIKGENSDYVQKASTAAFEQRFSDLQLKVISDAGHWLHAEKPQLFINTVQRYLQSLLL; this is encoded by the coding sequence ATGCTGCATTACCAACTATTACCTAGCGCATCACAATCATCTACCAGCTTGATTTTGATGCATGGCCTGTTTGGTGAATCAGGCAATTTAATGAATATCGCCAAGGCTCTGCATCAGCAGCTAGACATCAATGTGATTCTGGCTGATATGATAAACCACGGTGCATCACCTCATAGCTATCACATGTCTTATATTGCCATGGCTGAATCGGTTGAGGCCTTGATCGACGATCTGCATTTAGAGCATGTCATTCTTTTGGGTCACAGTATGGGGGGTAAGGTGGCCATGCAAATGGCAGCAAGAGCTACCTTTGATTATCAGGGTTTGATTATTGCTGATATTGCCCCAGTTGATTACCCACCGCTGCATCTGCCGATTATAGAGGCGATGCAGCGAATCGAGCAGGCATTTTTAGTGGGTCAAATTCGTCAGCGTCGTGAGGCAGATGCCATGCTTGCTGAGGCGGTTGGCGAGCTAAGTTTGCGACAGTTTTTGCTCAAAAATTTAAAACGACAAGCAGATCATCGATGGTCCTGGCAGTTTGGGCTGGCTGAGATTGCTGAATCCTATCCTGAGCTTGCGAAAGCGCCACAATTTGATGAAAGTCTTCATCAATGCTTTGCGGCGCCTACACTGGTCATAAAGGGTGAGAACTCTGACTATGTGCAAAAGGCTTCAACAGCAGCTTTCGAACAGCGTTTTAGTGATCTTCAGCTAAAAGTAATCAGTGACGCAGGGCATTGGTTGCATGCGGAAAAACCGCAGCTGTTTATTAATACGGTGCAGCGTTATCTGCAGTCATTGCTGCTTTAA
- the moaC gene encoding cyclic pyranopterin monophosphate synthase MoaC, whose protein sequence is MSENSLTHIDAQGHASMVDVSDKSASFRTASAQATVIMQPSTLQMILDNSHKKGDVLAVARIAGIQAAKKTADLIPLCHPLMLSKVAIEFKPDMQPEQGVLEIVCSCKLSAQTGVEMEALTGASIAALTVYDMCKAVEKGMQIQNTRLLTKTGGKSGDFSL, encoded by the coding sequence ATGAGTGAGAATTCTCTGACTCATATTGATGCGCAGGGTCATGCCAGTATGGTTGACGTCAGTGACAAGTCGGCCTCTTTTCGAACTGCCTCAGCCCAGGCAACGGTGATTATGCAGCCCAGCACCCTGCAGATGATATTAGATAATAGCCATAAAAAAGGTGATGTATTGGCTGTGGCTCGTATCGCAGGGATCCAAGCGGCAAAAAAAACAGCTGATCTGATACCGCTTTGTCATCCACTTATGTTGAGCAAAGTGGCGATAGAATTTAAGCCTGATATGCAGCCAGAGCAGGGTGTCTTGGAAATTGTTTGCAGCTGTAAATTATCAGCTCAAACCGGCGTTGAAATGGAGGCCCTTACCGGTGCTTCTATTGCTGCTCTGACGGTATATGATATGTGCAAGGCGGTTGAAAAAGGCATGCAAATTCAAAACACCCGTTTATTAACAAAAACTGGCGGTAAGTCTGGAGATTTTTCGTTATGA
- a CDS encoding FAD-binding protein yields the protein MSAQQTAPTWHETVDFLSVGSGGAGMTGALTAKLEGLSALVIEKSDKFGGTTSLSGGVIWIPNNHLMDSTPIEDSEQDAKAYLDAVVPKDAPRDKLDAYVKHAPEMLKYLSEHSHVQYDPAKEYPDYYPDVEGAKLGARSLDPKPFSAYKLGTKLTRQLRIADWFERESFAMTAAEAHIIFSFDSRGPRIIFKNLFRYWLDLPSRLRKLPDSKLTLGRALVGRLRKSLIDHQVPLWHNTELSELVVEDGKVIGVKCQRDGQAVNIRVNKAVLMASGGFAHNKTMREEYHPHPEVYKWTASSPTDTGEGLHIAKQAGAQWSMMNNVWWSPTMRDVDGNIEAFIMGKSMPHGMIVNAAGRRFCNEAEPYEDFVKDQFKSHAHTDSVPSYFVFDSTYRKEYPLGMMLPPGKYMPDAAVKHLLDSGWLKKADSVAELADLCGIDQAGLVDEVNKFRGFAKTGVDADFAKGENPNDTYYSDHRVSPNPCLAFDDQGPFYAVLIYPGDLGTKGGVTTNANAQALDEQGEVIANLYASGNVSAAVMGDSYPAAGSTIGPAMTFAYVAAKHAAGSLA from the coding sequence ATGAGTGCTCAACAAACAGCCCCGACTTGGCATGAAACTGTCGACTTTTTATCCGTAGGTTCTGGTGGCGCAGGTATGACCGGTGCGCTGACGGCAAAGTTAGAAGGCCTGTCTGCGCTGGTGATTGAAAAGTCAGATAAATTTGGCGGAACTACTTCGCTTTCTGGTGGGGTTATCTGGATTCCCAATAATCACCTCATGGATTCAACGCCCATCGAAGATTCTGAGCAAGACGCAAAAGCGTATCTTGACGCTGTGGTCCCGAAAGATGCACCGCGTGATAAATTGGATGCTTATGTAAAACATGCGCCAGAAATGCTNAAGTATTTAAGCGAGCATAGCCATGTGCAATACGACCCAGCCAAAGAATATCCTGATTATTATCCTGACGTTGAAGGCGCTAAATTAGGTGCACGGTCACTGGATCCTAAACCATTCTCCGCCTACAAGCTTGGTACTAAGCTTACCCGACAATTACGCATTGCCGATTGGTTTGAGCGTGAATCTTTTGCCATGACCGCAGCTGAAGCGCATATTATTTTTAGTTTTGATAGCCGTGGCCCCCGCATAATTTTCAAAAACCTTTTCCGCTACTGGTTAGATTTACCAAGCCGTTTACGTAAATTGCCAGATTCTAAGTTAACCCTAGGTCGTGCCCTGGTTGGCCGACTGCGTAAGAGTTTGATCGATCATCAAGTGCCACTTTGGCATAACACAGAGCTTTCTGAGTTGGTTGTAGAGGATGGAAAAGTCATTGGGGTAAAATGTCAACGTGATGGTCAGGCTGTGAATATCCGCGTCAATAAGGCCGTGTTAATGGCCTCTGGCGGCTTTGCCCATAATAAAACCATGCGTGAAGAGTATCACCCGCATCCTGAGGTATACAAGTGGACAGCATCAAGCCCAACCGATACCGGTGAAGGTTTACATATTGCCAAGCAGGCAGGTGCACAATGGTCAATGATGAATAACGTCTGGTGGTCACCGACCATGCGTGATGTTGATGGCAATATCGAAGCATTTATCATGGGTAAATCTATGCCACATGGCATGATTGTCAATGCTGCAGGAAGGCGCTTCTGCAACGAGGCCGAGCCGTATGAAGATTTTGTCAAAGATCAGTTTAAGTCGCATGCTCACACAGACTCTGTACCCTCGTATTTTGTCTTTGACAGTACCTATCGTAAAGAATATCCGCTGGGTATGATGCTGCCACCCGGTAAATACATGCCAGATGCGGCAGTTAAGCATTTGCTCGACTCGGGTTGGTTGAAGAAAGCAGATTCGGTTGCTGAGCTGGCCGATCTATGCGGTATCGACCAGGCTGGACTGGTTGATGAGGTGAATAAGTTTCGCGGTTTTGCCAAAACCGGCGTTGATGCTGATTTTGCCAAAGGTGAAAACCCCAACGACACTTACTATTCTGATCACCGCGTTAGCCCTAACCCTTGTTTGGCTTTTGACGATCAAGGGCCTTTTTATGCGGTATTGATTTACCCAGGTGATCTTGGCACCAAGGGTGGTGTAACGACTAATGCTAACGCGCAAGCATTAGATGAGCAGGGCGAAGTAATAGCTAATTTATATGCCTCGGGTAATGTCTCTGCGGCTGTGATGGGAGACAGTTACCCTGCAGCGGGATCGACAATTGGTCCAGCGATGACGTTTGCCTATGTTGCCGCTAAACATGCCGCTGGCAGCTTAGCGTAA
- a CDS encoding acetyl-CoA C-acetyltransferase encodes MSEAYIFDAIRTPRGKGKPGGGLYEVKPIDLVVNLLDAMKERNNLDTDLVEDMILATGEPVNEQGQNIAKTALVYADWSDNTTGAQLHRYCAGGLEACNIAAAKVKAGFEDLVLAGGVESMSRLGIGAGGAAAGDPWVAMESYGINQGLGADLIATLDGFTREDCDNYAAMSQQRASEAHANGYFKNSIIPVKDQNGVVVSDKDELVRPGTTAEKLGGLNPSFQMFNDFGHGEFLKFKYPQVENVNCVHTPGNSSGVVDGASLVLIGNEEGGKKAGLKPRAKIVTTALVGTEPTIMLTGPAPATQKALDKAGLTVDDIDLFELNEAFASVVLRFQKILGVPDEKINVNGGAIAMGHPIGATGAMILGTLVDELERRGLKRGLATLCAGGGIGIATIVELV; translated from the coding sequence ATGTCTGAAGCATATATTTTTGATGCCATTCGTACCCCTCGCGGCAAAGGTAAGCCTGGTGGTGGTTTGTACGAAGTGAAGCCGATTGACCTAGTGGTTAATTTGCTAGATGCAATGAAAGAGCGTAATAACCTTGATACTGATCTTGTAGAAGACATGATCTTAGCCACAGGTGAACCTGTAAACGAGCAAGGTCAAAATATTGCCAAAACTGCCTTGGTTTATGCTGACTGGTCAGACAATACCACAGGTGCGCAATTACACCGTTACTGTGCCGGTGGTCTTGAAGCATGTAATATCGCGGCGGCTAAAGTGAAAGCAGGTTTTGAAGACCTTGTGCTAGCTGGCGGTGTTGAATCTATGTCTCGCCTTGGCATCGGCGCAGGTGGTGCAGCTGCTGGTGATCCATGGGTTGCGATGGAATCTTACGGTATTAACCAAGGTCTAGGTGCTGATTTAATCGCGACGTTAGACGGCTTCACCCGTGAAGATTGTGATAATTATGCGGCTATGTCTCAGCAACGTGCATCTGAAGCACATGCTAATGGCTACTTCAAAAATTCCATCATTCCAGTGAAAGATCAGAATGGTGTGGTGGTTTCAGATAAGGATGAGCTTGTTCGCCCAGGCACAACCGCTGAAAAACTCGGTGGCTTGAATCCATCTTTCCAAATGTTTAACGACTTTGGTCACGGCGAGTTCCTTAAGTTTAAATACCCACAAGTTGAAAATGTAAATTGTGTGCACACCCCTGGTAATTCATCAGGTGTTGTCGATGGTGCGTCACTTGTACTTATCGGTAATGAAGAAGGCGGCAAGAAAGCAGGCCTTAAGCCACGTGCAAAAATCGTGACCACGGCACTTGTGGGAACAGAACCTACGATTATGTTGACGGGTCCTGCGCCTGCTACGCAAAAAGCTTTAGATAAAGCAGGCTTGACCGTTGATGATATCGATCTGTTTGAATTAAACGAAGCATTCGCATCGGTGGTATTACGTTTCCAAAAAATCTTGGGCGTGCCTGATGAGAAAATCAACGTCAACGGCGGTGCCATTGCCATGGGTCACCCCATCGGAGCAACCGGTGCCATGATTTTAGGTACCTTGGTTGATGAGCTTGAGCGTCGTGGTCTTAAGCGCGGTCTTGCAACGTTATGTGCCGGCGGTGGTATCGGTATCGCGACCATTGTTGAATTAGTTTAA
- a CDS encoding 3-deoxy-7-phosphoheptulonate synthase produces MSSETVENLNVASQQVLITPEQLKAKIPLSEKAEAVISESRQVIQNILDGKDKRVFAVVGPCSIHDVDAAIDYAKRLKTLADSLKDDIYIVMRVYFEKPRTTVGWKGLINDPHLNNSFEIEEGLHIGRQLLLDIAELGLPTSTEALDPISPQYMQDLISWNAIGARTTESQTHREMSSGLSAPVGFKNGTDGGLTVATNALLSVSNPHSFLGINNQGQVSVIKTTGNQYAHIVLRGGSNGPNYDSVNVKXCEQALQKAGLSTNIMIDLSHANSSKDHNRQPLVLDDVASQIAEGNTSIVGLMIESNIGPGNQKISDNKDDLIYGVSVTDACIDWPTTVSCLSEFAAKVSNALSSRERG; encoded by the coding sequence ATGAGCAGTGAAACCGTAGAAAACTTAAACGTTGCCTCGCAACAAGTTCTCATCACACCAGAACAGTTAAAGGCAAAAATCCCCCTGTCAGAAAAAGCAGAAGCCGTCATTAGCGAATCACGCCAGGTGATTCAAAATATTTTAGACGGCAAAGATAAACGCGTATTTGCTGTGGTTGGCCCCTGCTCTATTCATGATGTTGATGCTGCTATCGATTACGCTAAACGCCTGAAAACCCTAGCTGATTCGCTAAAAGACGACATCTATATCGTAATGCGGGTATATTTCGAAAAACCTCGCACCACGGTTGGCTGGAAAGGCCTTATCAATGACCCGCACTTGAATAATTCATTTGAGATTGAAGAAGGCTTACATATAGGCCGCCAGCTGCTGCTTGATATTGCAGAACTTGGCCTGCCTACATCGACCGAAGCCTTAGATCCTATTTCGCCTCAATACATGCAAGACCTGATCTCTTGGAACGCAATAGGCGCTCGCACTACAGAATCACAAACGCATCGAGAAATGTCTTCTGGACTATCTGCTCCAGTTGGGTTTAAAAACGGCACTGACGGCGGCTTGACGGTAGCCACTAATGCCTTGCTGTCGGTATCAAATCCGCATAGTTTTCTTGGCATCAACAATCAAGGCCAAGTGTCAGTGATTAAGACAACTGGCAACCAGTATGCACATATTGTCTTACGTGGTGGCTCTAACGGCCCAAATTATGACTCAGTGAACGTTAAGTTNTGCGAACAGGCACTGCAAAAAGCTGGCCTGAGCACCAATATTATGATCGATCTTAGCCATGCCAATTCATCAAAAGATCATAACCGCCAGCCATTAGTTTTGGATGATGTTGCCTCGCAAATTGCCGAGGGCAACACTTCGATTGTTGGACTTATGATTGAGAGCAATATTGGCCCGGGTAATCAAAAAATCAGCGACAATAAAGATGATTTGATTTATGGGGTTTCAGTAACAGACGCCTGTATTGACTGGCCTACTACGGTTAGCTGCTTAAGCGAATTTGCAGCTAAAGTCTCTAACGCACTCAGCAGCCGTGAGCGGGGCTAA
- a CDS encoding MoaD/ThiS family protein, translating to MMKVLFFAKLREQLGIGHFQIDAKANQITSLATLLSYMHESADALGFAPNALQVLPRNLPLKTLLVSVNQNIVEAGQQQQQLLRETDEIAFFPPVTGG from the coding sequence ATGATGAAAGTGTTGTTTTTTGCCAAGTTGCGAGAGCAGCTAGGTATTGGGCATTTTCAGATTGACGCTAAAGCCAACCAGATCACCTCATTAGCTACGCTGTTAAGCTATATGCATGAAAGTGCAGACGCGCTAGGATTTGCGCCCAACGCATTGCAAGTATTGCCTCGCAATTTGCCGCTAAAAACACTTTTGGTCAGCGTTAATCAAAATATTGTTGAGGCCGGACAGCAGCAACAACAGCTATTGCGTGAGACTGACGAGATTGCTTTTTTTCCACCAGTTACTGGTGGTTAA
- a CDS encoding AraC family transcriptional regulator ligand-binding domain-containing protein produces MKPSETSSTYVPSRFANSLLRLAEQRQFDIKQILLNAGLDFNPLDDSAPEHISAIHYSRIYQQVLTLLQDDSFGMPPGKGISAGAFRMMCYAIIHCDTLSKSIHRLCEFFEVFYSNELRLTMFKQGDMIRISYPEYKLPEQEKWQAGEAYALALWHRFFSWLIAMPIELSEVRLITPSPSDGEKGVKRYKRLFGVKPNFASAQNGFVFHRRFLELPVAQNEQSLRDFLRTAPYQMMVEPQQADNSELVSKVKRVMGYDLSAGFPAFETVADSLNMSPPTLRRHLRKEGVSYQSLKDQLRRDAAIAYLSRPELSVSAVSALMGFTDPSAFHRSFKKWTGVTPGQYRLREFSIERDD; encoded by the coding sequence ATGAAGCCTTCTGAAACCTCATCTACCTATGTGCCCAGCCGTTTTGCAAATTCTTTATTGCGATTAGCGGAACAGCGTCAATTTGATATAAAGCAAATTCTGTTGAATGCCGGCTTAGATTTTAATCCCTTAGATGACAGTGCACCTGAGCATATTTCAGCGATTCATTATTCCCGTATATACCAGCAAGTATTAACCCTGCTGCAAGACGACAGCTTTGGTATGCCACCCGGTAAAGGGATTAGTGCAGGTGCTTTTCGAATGATGTGCTATGCCATTATTCATTGCGATACATTAAGCAAAAGCATTCATCGGCTGTGTGAATTTTTTGAGGTGTTTTATAGCAATGAGTTACGGCTAACAATGTTCAAGCAGGGTGATATGATTCGTATTTCATACCCTGAATATAAACTCCCTGAACAAGAAAAATGGCAGGCGGGTGAGGCCTATGCCCTAGCTTTATGGCATCGTTTCTTTAGCTGGTTGATAGCTATGCCCATTGAGCTGTCTGAAGTGCGCTTAATAACCCCATCGCCAAGCGATGGCGAAAAAGGTGTTAAACGTTATAAGCGTTTATTTGGCGTTAAGCCAAACTTCGCTTCAGCGCAAAACGGTTTTGTTTTTCACCGTCGCTTTTTAGAATTGCCTGTAGCGCAAAATGAACAGAGCTTGCGCGACTTTTTGCGAACCGCGCCTTACCAAATGATGGTTGAGCCGCAGCAGGCCGATAACAGTGAGTTAGTGAGTAAAGTGAAGCGCGTGATGGGTTATGATTTGTCGGCGGGTTTCCCGGCTTTCGAGACGGTCGCCGATAGTTTGAATATGTCGCCGCCAACCTTACGTAGGCATCTGCGCAAAGAGGGCGTCAGTTATCAGTCGCTAAAAGATCAGCTGCGCAGAGATGCAGCCATCGCTTATTTATCACGCCCTGAACTCAGTGTATCGGCAGTTTCGGCGTTGATGGGTTTTACCGACCCTTCAGCGTTTCATCGTTCGTTTAAAAAGTGGACTGGCGTTACGCCAGGACAATATCGCTTACGGGAATTTTCTATCGAGCGAGACGATTAG
- a CDS encoding enoyl-CoA hydratase/isomerase family protein: MGYIRLEKDADGIIDLIMDQPGEKVNLMGDEFIEAMSKAVDDIEAMKDDIKGVYVKSGKETFFGGGDLTKLLEMPVDMDEAEATRVFNGIMDAKAPLRKLETLGIPVAVGINGECLGGGYEISLACHYRVALENAAMGLPEAQLGLMPGADGVVRMVRKHGLTNAVTFVSQGKSFKGQKAIDNAYADELATDVADLEKKAKAWILANPESAQPWDKPGYTIPGGAASDKDMDQGLQGLLYFGPVNVMVNTWGNFPAAKAIFACISDVSRVDFATAQKIEARYFLSLMRSPVAKNMISTFFFQLQALEKGASRPSFDAVPKTETKKLGILGAGQMGAGIAYAAAKVGIEVALKDISLENAEKGKAYGAGVCDKLIGKGRMDEADKERILSLINPTESYDDLSDCDIVIEAVFEDRKIKAAVTKDTEAVCQGVFATNTSSLPITGLAEPSSRPENFIGMHFFSPAEKMPLVEIIKGEKTSDEALAKAFDLAIALGKKPIVVNDGEGFFTTRVIAKTVEEGAAMVLEGINPVIIENAAKQNGSPVGPLTAIDEISQATAYKNGQQLKADKEARGETVDDSNPAATLVAKMVEDFGREGKAHGAGYYEYPEGGKKYIWPGLKEHFAPNGYKEIPFEDVQDRLTFSQALEAVRAMEDGVVFNPADGNIGSIMGIGYPAQTGGVFQHINSYGVKAFAERAQYLADTYGDVFAVPQLLKDKAANGETF, from the coding sequence ATGGGTTATATCCGTTTAGAAAAAGACGCTGACGGCATTATCGATCTGATCATGGATCAGCCAGGCGAAAAAGTTAACCTTATGGGTGACGAGTTCATCGAAGCGATGAGCAAAGCCGTTGATGACATCGAAGCAATGAAAGATGACATCAAGGGTGTTTACGTAAAATCAGGCAAAGAAACCTTCTTTGGTGGTGGTGACTTAACCAAGCTACTTGAAATGCCAGTTGATATGGATGAGGCAGAAGCGACTCGCGTATTCAACGGTATCATGGATGCTAAAGCACCTTTGCGTAAGCTTGAGACTTTAGGTATTCCAGTGGCTGTTGGTATCAACGGCGAGTGTTTAGGTGGTGGTTATGAGATTTCGCTAGCTTGTCACTACCGTGTTGCTTTAGAAAATGCAGCGATGGGTTTACCAGAAGCACAACTTGGCTTAATGCCTGGTGCTGACGGTGTGGTGCGTATGGTGCGTAAGCATGGTTTGACCAATGCTGTCACTTTTGTATCACAAGGTAAGTCGTTCAAAGGTCAGAAAGCGATTGATAATGCCTATGCTGATGAATTAGCCACGGATGTTGCAGACCTAGAGAAGAAAGCCAAAGCTTGGATCCTGGCGAACCCAGAATCCGCGCAGCCTTGGGATAAGCCTGGCTATACCATTCCTGGTGGTGCAGCGAGCGACAAGGATATGGATCAAGGCTTACAAGGCCTGCTATATTTTGGCCCGGTTAACGTGATGGTTAATACTTGGGGTAACTTCCCAGCGGCGAAAGCTATCTTTGCCTGTATCTCTGACGTGTCTCGCGTTGATTTTGCAACAGCGCAAAAAATTGAAGCGCGTTACTTCTTAAGCTTAATGCGCTCACCGGTTGCGAAGAATATGATTTCTACCTTCTTCTTCCAACTTCAAGCGCTAGAGAAAGGTGCCTCACGCCCTTCATTTGATGCAGTGCCTAAAACCGAGACCAAAAAGCTGGGTATCTTAGGCGCTGGCCAAATGGGTGCGGGTATCGCCTATGCGGCAGCTAAAGTAGGTATCGAGGTGGCACTTAAAGACATTAGTCTTGAAAATGCAGAGAAGGGTAAGGCTTATGGTGCGGGTGTATGTGACAAGCTTATTGGCAAGGGCCGCATGGATGAAGCTGACAAAGAGCGTATTCTTAGCTTAATCAACCCAACCGAGTCTTACGACGATTTAAGCGATTGCGATATTGTGATTGAAGCGGTATTTGAAGACCGTAAGATCAAAGCGGCCGTAACCAAAGATACCGAAGCGGTTTGCCAAGGTGTATTTGCGACCAATACTTCAAGCTTACCCATCACGGGACTTGCTGAGCCGTCAAGCCGCCCTGAGAACTTTATCGGCATGCACTTTTTCTCACCCGCTGAGAAAATGCCATTAGTTGAAATCATCAAAGGCGAGAAAACCTCGGATGAAGCTTTGGCAAAAGCTTTCGACCTTGCGATTGCGCTTGGCAAAAAGCCTATTGTGGTTAACGATGGTGAAGGTTTCTTCACCACGCGTGTTATCGCGAAGACGGTTGAAGAAGGCGCAGCAATGGTGCTTGAGGGCATTAACCCGGTTATCATTGAAAACGCGGCTAAGCAAAACGGCTCACCCGTGGGCCCTTTAACGGCGATTGATGAAATTTCTCAGGCTACGGCTTACAAAAATGGCCAACAGCTAAAAGCCGATAAAGAAGCGCGTGGCGAAACGGTTGACGATAGCAACCCTGCTGCAACTTTAGTGGCTAAAATGGTTGAAGACTTTGGCCGTGAAGGTAAGGCACACGGTGCTGGTTACTATGAGTATCCAGAAGGTGGTAAAAAGTACATTTGGCCTGGCCTGAAAGAGCACTTTGCCCCGAATGGCTATAAAGAGATTCCATTTGAAGATGTGCAAGACCGTCTAACCTTCTCGCAAGCCTTAGAAGCTGTGCGAGCGATGGAAGATGGTGTGGTATTCAACCCAGCTGATGGAAACATTGGCTCTATCATGGGTATTGGTTATCCTGCGCAAACGGGCGGGGTATTCCAACATATCAACTCCTACGGTGTGAAAGCATTCGCTGAGCGAGCGCAGTACCTAGCTGATACCTATGGTGATGTGTTTGCGGTACCTCAGCTGCTAAAAGACAAAGCTGCTAACGGCGAGACGTTTTAA
- a CDS encoding MATE family efflux transporter gives MRSKFTEGSVTRHLLIMMFASWIALASNMLLSLADMYFLSRLNDIDVLAAIGFSSSVIMFPNAIGIGFSIAISVLVSQALSRSGKDAASQLFSAIAFQALCLSIVLVALLIFLMPSILAQLGAEGRVYNLAYSYLWLVLLSSPLSVLLIAFASGLRAFALAKLSMWVPLIASVVNIILDPIFIEVLGFGIVGAAWATIIARVVAAVVGIWLLHVRLDFLRLVPISFLKQCFSKVRSIAAPAVISNLFTPLGSLIVVSVVSDFGDQAMAGLAVVGSLTPILFSVFFSLTGAAGPMVGQNCGADLPHRVAAIYRQGLMILSAYTSIVWLFFMLAYPFIISLFNVSGLASELIWLYCFIQVPLSVGLGFLALSNGIFNNLSKPRWSMWLNASRSTLATFIFCHLGAIYFDVYGAVMASTLTFVMYGLLAIIMAQKLFKQTYPDYSLFSASKLTNKAED, from the coding sequence GTGCGCAGTAAATTTACAGAGGGCTCGGTAACGCGACACTTGCTGATTATGATGTTTGCGTCGTGGATAGCGTTAGCTTCTAATATGTTGTTGTCGCTTGCCGACATGTATTTTTTAAGCCGGCTGAACGATATCGATGTGCTCGCTGCGATTGGTTTTTCAAGCTCTGTTATCATGTTTCCCAATGCCATTGGCATTGGCTTCTCGATCGCTATTTCTGTCTTAGTAAGCCAAGCGTTAAGTCGCAGTGGAAAAGACGCTGCGTCCCAACTTTTCTCTGCGATAGCTTTTCAAGCGCTGTGCTTGTCTATTGTGCTGGTAGCGCTGTTGATTTTTTTAATGCCATCTATATTGGCGCAATTGGGTGCAGAGGGCAGGGTGTATAACTTAGCCTACAGTTATTTATGGTTGGTATTACTTTCATCGCCGTTATCGGTGTTGTTGATTGCCTTTGCCTCAGGGCTTCGTGCCTTTGCTTTGGCTAAGCTATCCATGTGGGTGCCATTAATTGCCTCTGTTGTTAACATCATATTAGACCCTATATTCATTGAGGTTTTAGGCTTTGGAATTGTAGGCGCTGCCTGGGCAACGATTATTGCAAGGGTGGTGGCAGCTGTGGTTGGTATTTGGCTATTACATGTTAGGCTAGATTTTCTCAGACTGGTGCCTATTTCTTTTTTAAAACAGTGTTTTAGCAAGGTCAGGTCAATTGCAGCGCCTGCGGTAATTTCTAATCTATTTACCCCGTTGGGCAGTTTGATTGTGGTGTCAGTGGTCTCAGATTTTGGCGATCAAGCCATGGCTGGGCTTGCGGTGGTGGGAAGTTTAACGCCGATATTATTTTCGGTATTTTTCTCATTGACCGGCGCGGCTGGCCCCATGGTTGGTCAAAATTGTGGTGCTGACTTACCGCATAGGGTAGCCGCGATTTATCGACAGGGTTTGATGATATTGTCGGCTTATACATCTATTGTATGGCTGTTTTTTATGCTTGCTTACCCGTTTATCATAAGCCTCTTCAATGTTTCCGGTTTAGCGTCAGAATTGATTTGGTTATATTGTTTTATACAGGTGCCGCTTTCGGTGGGTTTGGGCTTTTTAGCTTTGTCGAATGGGATATTTAATAATCTGTCCAAGCCAAGGTGGTCAATGTGGTTAAATGCGAGCCGTTCAACTTTGGCCACGTTTATTTTTTGTCATCTCGGGGCAATTTACTTTGACGTTTATGGCGCAGTAATGGCCAGCACCCTAACGTTTGTAATGTATGGTTTATTGGCCATTATTATGGCGCAAAAACTATTTAAGCAAACCTACCCTGACTATTCATTATTCTCTGCCTCAAAATTAACAAACAAGGCTGAGGATTAA